A stretch of Gemmatimonadaceae bacterium DNA encodes these proteins:
- a CDS encoding ATP-dependent DNA helicase has translation MIAFPEVAITMDAAEPRLDPDALNDDLGPHGPVAVAMRLYEDRPAQRDMARAITELYNDGGVGLIEAGTGVGKSLGYLMPALRWAALTGERTVVSTNTINLQEQLVRKDLPFLAGALADEQDVRFALLKGWRNYLCMLRLEQAKIIGPTLLDDPDQGLDSVARWATHTSEGSLSDLPFQPSAELWDEVAAEPDLCTRSACPHFEPCFLFRARRNAAKAHVVVVNHHLLMSDIAVRRAQQNWDDAAVIPAYSRLVVDEGHHLEDAAAAHLGASATRRGMQRLMARLVRGSAGRRGGRGLLAALEVRLRVGENDIFNKASLDLLHTRVIPALDAAREKGGAVFDLLEVFLKQHAQPVVRLTDDFATHEIWRGGLTAALADFLNETSVLSTSVAVIRERMELEATRDDAVALIVNELRGVGRRLEALADALSGALDAGPDAHKRVRWVESRGREGNIGVTWVPLDLAPVLRDDLFGRVRTTIVTSATLSSDGRFGFVSGRLGVDYLRIPAVMESFPSPFDFNRQAILAVPTDIPAPNADAPGHFNALMRIAQDFTEASDGGIFVLFTSHRDVREAAIVLRARGVAAERPLLVHGEDSRDSLLARFRESGRAVLLGTSSYWEGVDVAGHALRGLLIAKLPFRVPTEPLTAAHCEAIIERGGDPFAEYMVPHAALRLKQGFGRLIRSGTDRGAIVIADPRLVTKSYGATLMRALPSARRIFAGWNETARQLREFYAVSE, from the coding sequence GTGATCGCGTTTCCCGAAGTAGCGATTACGATGGATGCCGCAGAGCCCAGGCTCGATCCAGACGCGCTGAACGACGATCTGGGCCCCCACGGCCCGGTGGCGGTTGCGATGCGCCTCTACGAAGACAGGCCAGCGCAGCGTGACATGGCTCGCGCAATCACTGAACTCTACAATGACGGGGGCGTGGGACTGATCGAAGCAGGAACGGGCGTCGGCAAGTCGCTCGGCTACCTGATGCCTGCCTTGCGCTGGGCAGCGTTGACCGGCGAGCGAACGGTGGTGTCGACCAACACCATCAATCTGCAGGAGCAGCTGGTACGAAAGGATCTCCCGTTCCTGGCCGGTGCGCTTGCGGATGAGCAGGACGTGCGCTTTGCGCTTCTCAAAGGCTGGCGGAATTATTTGTGCATGCTACGCCTGGAACAGGCGAAAATCATCGGTCCCACTCTGCTCGACGATCCAGACCAAGGCCTCGACAGCGTGGCGCGCTGGGCAACTCACACGAGCGAAGGCTCGCTCAGCGATCTGCCGTTTCAGCCGAGCGCTGAGCTGTGGGACGAAGTGGCGGCTGAACCTGACCTTTGCACACGATCTGCATGCCCTCATTTCGAGCCCTGCTTCCTCTTCCGCGCCAGGCGGAATGCAGCGAAGGCACATGTGGTAGTGGTGAATCACCACCTGCTCATGTCCGACATTGCAGTGCGACGGGCGCAACAGAACTGGGATGATGCGGCGGTAATCCCGGCGTATTCACGGCTGGTGGTGGACGAAGGCCATCACCTCGAAGACGCCGCTGCGGCCCACCTCGGTGCATCCGCCACCCGGCGCGGAATGCAACGCCTCATGGCGCGACTGGTTCGCGGGTCAGCTGGCCGTCGCGGTGGCCGCGGCCTTCTTGCCGCGCTTGAAGTACGGCTTCGCGTCGGTGAGAATGACATTTTCAACAAGGCAAGTCTCGACCTGCTCCACACGCGAGTCATTCCCGCCCTCGATGCAGCGCGCGAAAAGGGAGGGGCGGTTTTCGATCTGCTCGAGGTGTTTCTGAAGCAACATGCCCAACCGGTTGTGCGGCTCACCGACGATTTCGCGACTCATGAAATCTGGCGCGGCGGTCTGACAGCGGCGCTCGCTGATTTCCTCAACGAGACGTCGGTTCTGAGTACGAGCGTGGCGGTGATTCGGGAACGGATGGAATTGGAAGCAACGCGCGACGACGCTGTCGCGCTGATCGTGAACGAGTTGCGTGGTGTGGGGAGGCGCCTCGAGGCGCTCGCCGATGCGCTAAGCGGTGCGCTTGACGCAGGCCCGGATGCGCACAAGCGCGTCAGATGGGTAGAGTCACGCGGACGCGAAGGCAATATCGGAGTGACATGGGTTCCCTTGGATCTTGCACCCGTGCTTCGGGACGATCTGTTCGGAAGGGTACGCACGACGATCGTGACCAGCGCAACACTTTCAAGCGACGGCCGGTTTGGTTTCGTGAGTGGCCGGCTTGGCGTTGATTACCTGCGCATCCCGGCAGTCATGGAGTCATTTCCATCACCCTTCGACTTCAATCGACAGGCGATTCTCGCCGTTCCAACAGACATCCCGGCGCCAAATGCCGATGCGCCGGGACACTTCAACGCGCTGATGCGGATAGCTCAGGACTTCACCGAGGCATCCGATGGCGGCATTTTCGTCCTGTTCACCAGCCATCGCGATGTCAGGGAAGCCGCGATCGTTCTAAGGGCGCGGGGAGTGGCTGCCGAGCGACCGCTGCTGGTGCACGGCGAAGATTCGCGGGATTCGCTGCTCGCAAGGTTCAGGGAATCCGGCAGGGCAGTTCTGCTCGGAACTTCGTCGTACTGGGAAGGTGTCGATGTTGCCGGCCACGCTCTTCGCGGGCTCCTAATTGCGAAGCTGCCATTCCGCGTTCCAACCGAGCCCCTCACTGCTGCACATTGCGAAGCAATCATCGAGCGCGGCGGCGATCCATTTGCCGAGTACATGGTTCCGCACGCGGCCCTCAGATTGAAGCAGGGTTTCGGCCGATTGATCAGATCTGGCACCGACAGGGGCGCAATCGTGATCGCCGATCCACGGCTGGTAACGAAGTCCTACGGGGCAACGCTGATGCGCGCCCTCCCTTCCGCCCGGCGCATTTTTGCGGGATGGAACGAGACTGCCCGGCAACTGCGCGAGTTCTACGCTGTGTCCGAATGA
- the rsmI gene encoding 16S rRNA (cytidine(1402)-2'-O)-methyltransferase — MSAAAISGALYVVSTPIGNMGDMSFRAVEVLSSAALVVAEDTRHSRRLLDHYQIKTKCSSYHEHNEARETPRLVKRLEDGESIALITDAGTPLVSDPGARLVTAAIEAGIAVVPIPGASALLAALVASGVAGEKFTFFGFLPRKGKERLLALTEIMRMNHTAVIYEAPSRVGSTLCELAESGASKRTAVVARELTKRFEEFARGTIDELAERFTTASARGEVVILVCGAERDEVTEDSLREHARQMRMDEMTPRAIIDRLIDEHGAPRNIAYRLAHEA; from the coding sequence GTGAGCGCCGCCGCGATTTCCGGCGCTCTTTACGTCGTGAGTACTCCCATTGGAAATATGGGAGATATGTCTTTCCGCGCGGTCGAGGTGCTTTCCTCGGCCGCGCTTGTCGTTGCCGAAGACACTCGCCATTCCCGCCGGTTACTCGATCACTACCAGATCAAGACGAAGTGCTCCTCGTACCACGAGCACAACGAAGCACGCGAGACACCTCGACTCGTCAAGCGGCTGGAGGACGGAGAGTCCATTGCGCTGATTACCGACGCGGGGACACCGCTCGTGTCGGACCCGGGGGCGCGGCTGGTGACCGCGGCGATCGAGGCAGGCATCGCGGTGGTGCCGATTCCCGGCGCGTCGGCGCTGCTCGCGGCGCTCGTGGCGTCGGGCGTTGCGGGAGAAAAGTTTACTTTTTTCGGCTTCCTCCCACGGAAGGGAAAAGAACGACTGCTCGCACTAACCGAGATCATGCGGATGAACCACACCGCAGTGATTTATGAAGCGCCCTCGCGGGTGGGCTCTACCCTTTGCGAGCTGGCCGAATCCGGTGCCTCGAAACGCACTGCCGTCGTCGCACGCGAGCTGACGAAGCGATTTGAGGAGTTCGCCCGCGGAACCATCGATGAGCTCGCAGAGCGGTTCACAACCGCGAGTGCGCGAGGCGAAGTCGTCATTCTGGTGTGCGGTGCGGAACGTGATGAAGTCACTGAAGATTCATTGCGCGAACACGCACGCCAGATGCGCATGGACGAAATGACTCCGCGGGCAATCATCGATCGGCTGATAGACGAGCACGGGGCTCCCCGCAACATTGCTTACCGCCTGGCACACGAGGCGTGA
- the trxA gene encoding thioredoxin produces the protein MSNAVDVTDSDFETEIENHPGLAVVDFWATWCGPCRAVAPVLDQLAGEYAGKAKVAKLDVDTNNATAMRFNVRSIPTILFFKDGKLVDQIIGPSKSILDAKFRQHAA, from the coding sequence ATGTCTAATGCGGTCGATGTGACGGACAGCGATTTCGAGACCGAAATCGAGAATCACCCGGGTCTGGCAGTGGTTGATTTCTGGGCGACCTGGTGCGGACCATGCCGGGCGGTTGCGCCCGTTCTGGATCAGCTCGCGGGTGAGTATGCTGGCAAGGCCAAGGTAGCAAAACTCGACGTCGATACCAATAACGCGACGGCGATGCGGTTCAATGTACGCTCGATTCCGACCATCCTTTTCTTTAAGGACGGCAAGCTCGTCGATCAGATCATCGGTCCTTCGAAATCGATCCTCGACGCAAAATTCCGACAGCACGCCGCTTAA
- the mce gene encoding methylmalonyl-CoA epimerase, which yields MQTPSPRGTRIAHIGIAVRSIAELVPFYRDVLGMSEAVLDNSDGASIAGFEAGESLVELLEAETPDSPVGKFIARRGPAIHHVCFTVDDLDAMLERCRAAGLRLIDEVPRIGAEGKRIAFIHPGSTGGVLIELTEHDAGSG from the coding sequence ATGCAAACACCAAGCCCCAGAGGCACGCGCATTGCGCACATTGGCATCGCCGTCCGCTCGATTGCCGAGCTGGTGCCATTCTATCGGGATGTCCTGGGGATGAGCGAGGCAGTGCTGGACAACTCGGATGGCGCAAGCATCGCTGGATTTGAGGCGGGCGAGTCGCTGGTCGAGCTGCTCGAGGCGGAAACGCCTGACAGTCCCGTTGGAAAATTCATCGCCCGCCGTGGTCCGGCAATCCATCACGTCTGCTTCACTGTCGACGACCTGGATGCAATGCTGGAGCGGTGCCGCGCCGCGGGATTGAGGCTGATCGATGAGGTACCGCGGATTGGCGCTGAGGGGAAGCGGATTGCGTTCATCCATCCAGGGTCGACGGGCGGCGTGCTTATCGAACTAACGGAGCACGACGCCGGTTCCGGGTGA
- a CDS encoding pyridoxine 5'-phosphate synthase has translation MPSKHQRLYVNIDHVATIRQARRGLEPSPAEAAALCEAAGADGITAHLREDRRHVQDADVDELATSVRTYFNLEAACADEMIDIAIRIHPQQVTLVPEKREEVTTEGGLDIAGERKRVSHAVRQLRAAGIRVSLFIDPTVEAVEDSKALGADAVELHTGEYARNPHDISALQNLQSAARRAAALGLGVHAGHGLTLANVAAVAAIPEIEELNIGHSIVSRAVMIGMANAVREIRAKLDAARQTGEIAV, from the coding sequence ATGCCATCGAAACATCAGCGGCTGTATGTGAACATAGACCACGTCGCCACGATAAGGCAGGCCCGCAGGGGACTGGAGCCCAGTCCGGCGGAAGCAGCGGCATTGTGCGAAGCCGCGGGCGCCGATGGGATCACCGCACATCTGCGCGAAGATCGCCGACATGTTCAGGACGCCGACGTTGACGAGCTCGCAACCAGTGTGCGGACGTACTTCAATCTCGAGGCAGCATGCGCTGACGAGATGATCGACATCGCAATCCGCATCCACCCTCAGCAGGTCACGCTCGTTCCCGAAAAACGTGAGGAAGTCACGACGGAAGGCGGACTCGACATCGCAGGCGAGCGCAAACGGGTATCACACGCCGTGAGGCAGCTTCGGGCGGCCGGTATCCGGGTGAGCCTGTTCATCGATCCGACTGTTGAGGCGGTGGAGGACTCGAAGGCGCTTGGCGCCGATGCGGTGGAGCTTCACACCGGCGAATACGCCCGCAACCCCCACGATATCAGCGCGCTCCAGAACCTGCAGTCAGCAGCCCGGCGCGCCGCGGCTCTGGGGCTCGGCGTGCACGCAGGCCACGGGCTCACACTCGCGAATGTGGCGGCCGTGGCGGCGATTCCGGAGATCGAGGAGTTGAATATCGGCCACTCAATCGTCAGTCGGGCAGTGATGATCGGCATGGCAAACGCCGTGCGTGAGATCCGGGCGAAATTGGACGCTGCGCGCCAAACAGGGGAGATTGCGGTATGA
- a CDS encoding lysylphosphatidylglycerol synthase transmembrane domain-containing protein: MKTGVKSTIGIALSAILLWWTLRDVSLSTVVHELSRSSAPLFLASAVCATLIFPLRARRWRTILQPVAKDLPFGPLWRSTAIGMMVNNLVPARAGEIARAYALTRETAVPLATSIASLAVDRLFDMLVLLLMAVAAFLDPAFPRSAEIGGQSIGNLAQGSIVLVALLIGALYCLAFFPSRLVSAFEVFARKVSPKIEERGKAALVRFSEGLSVLKSPRRFGAVFAWTLAHWLLNAFAFWLGFKAVGIELPFSAAVFLQTLIAIGVAVPSAPGFFGFFEKLATVGLGIYGIGANQATSWAIGFHILSFIPITVIGLYYFTRLGLRFREIGNAGNSAAAQPAS; this comes from the coding sequence GTGAAGACAGGGGTTAAGAGCACGATCGGTATCGCGCTGAGCGCGATACTGCTATGGTGGACGTTGCGCGATGTATCGCTGTCGACGGTGGTTCACGAGTTGTCGCGGTCGAGTGCTCCCCTGTTTCTGGCTTCGGCGGTATGCGCGACGCTGATCTTCCCGCTCCGGGCACGCCGGTGGAGGACAATCCTGCAGCCCGTCGCGAAAGATCTGCCGTTCGGACCGTTATGGCGCTCGACCGCGATCGGGATGATGGTGAACAATCTCGTCCCTGCCCGCGCCGGCGAGATCGCCAGGGCCTATGCTCTCACGCGCGAGACGGCAGTGCCGCTTGCGACCTCAATCGCGTCGCTGGCGGTGGACAGGCTTTTCGACATGCTGGTTCTGCTATTGATGGCGGTCGCAGCGTTTCTCGACCCCGCATTTCCGCGCTCGGCAGAGATCGGCGGACAGTCGATTGGCAACCTGGCGCAGGGATCGATCGTACTTGTCGCACTTCTGATCGGGGCGCTTTATTGCCTTGCGTTCTTCCCGTCCCGCCTTGTAAGTGCTTTCGAAGTATTTGCGCGAAAAGTCTCGCCGAAAATCGAGGAGCGCGGCAAGGCGGCGCTCGTTCGCTTCAGCGAGGGACTCTCGGTTCTCAAAAGCCCCCGTCGGTTTGGAGCGGTGTTCGCGTGGACGCTGGCTCACTGGCTGTTGAATGCATTCGCGTTCTGGCTCGGATTCAAAGCCGTGGGAATCGAGCTGCCATTCTCGGCGGCGGTGTTTCTCCAGACGCTGATTGCAATCGGCGTGGCGGTGCCATCGGCACCCGGATTCTTCGGATTCTTCGAGAAGCTCGCAACCGTCGGCCTCGGTATCTACGGGATCGGCGCGAATCAGGCGACGAGCTGGGCGATAGGATTTCACATCCTGAGTTTCATACCGATTACCGTCATCGGCCTCTATTATTTCACCCGCCTCGGGCTCCGGTTCAGAGAGATCGGAAACGCCGGCAATTCCGCGGCAGCTCAGCCCGCCTCTTGA
- the ispE gene encoding 4-(cytidine 5'-diphospho)-2-C-methyl-D-erythritol kinase, with amino-acid sequence MSGGPAARIVAQAKLNLHLRVLAREPSGFHGIQTIFHRIDLGDDILIRATDGRRSIDVEGSDTGPREANLAFRAAAAYADRSGWPLGFDIELTKRIPVGSGMGGGSADAAAVLRALDSLAPNPMGAHILAGIAGALGSDVPFLAGNAVMALGTGRGERLVALPALPRRDILLMTPGFSVATAEAYSWLDDDRTEADTLLARDFDVSALGSMQALYRSGLPPVAADHFETAFAVENPQLQSWEKLATWASNDFEPVIVARHPELGEMLSRLRHSRAIFSGMTGSGSTIFGILDGPADFAKVPAEHRHRARSTMSAIDVVQPIRIE; translated from the coding sequence TTGAGCGGCGGGCCCGCCGCTCGCATCGTAGCGCAGGCCAAGCTTAACCTTCACCTCCGCGTTCTTGCGCGGGAACCGTCGGGATTTCACGGCATCCAGACCATCTTTCATCGCATCGATCTGGGCGATGACATTCTGATTCGGGCCACCGATGGCAGGCGCTCTATCGATGTCGAAGGATCCGACACTGGACCGCGGGAAGCTAACCTCGCCTTTCGCGCAGCCGCGGCGTATGCTGATCGATCCGGCTGGCCGCTCGGCTTTGATATCGAACTGACGAAACGGATTCCAGTTGGATCGGGTATGGGTGGTGGCAGTGCTGACGCCGCAGCGGTTCTGCGGGCGCTCGATTCGCTGGCGCCGAATCCTATGGGAGCCCATATACTTGCCGGGATCGCGGGGGCGCTGGGATCTGACGTTCCCTTTCTCGCAGGAAATGCCGTCATGGCGCTTGGAACGGGGCGTGGCGAGCGACTGGTCGCGCTCCCCGCCCTCCCGCGCCGGGATATTCTGCTGATGACTCCCGGGTTTTCGGTTGCCACCGCAGAAGCATATAGCTGGCTGGATGATGACCGAACGGAAGCGGACACGCTCCTCGCGAGAGACTTCGATGTGTCCGCGCTGGGATCGATGCAGGCTCTATACCGATCGGGATTGCCGCCTGTCGCCGCGGATCATTTCGAAACCGCGTTTGCCGTCGAGAATCCGCAGCTCCAGAGCTGGGAGAAACTGGCAACCTGGGCGAGTAACGATTTCGAGCCGGTGATAGTCGCCCGGCACCCTGAGCTCGGCGAGATGCTGAGCCGCCTGCGGCACTCGCGTGCGATCTTTTCCGGGATGACTGGTTCGGGTTCGACCATTTTTGGGATCCTCGACGGACCGGCCGACTTCGCCAAGGTGCCGGCGGAGCATCGCCATCGGGCGCGCAGCACGATGTCTGCCATCGATGTTGTTCAGCCCATTCGTATCGAGTAG
- a CDS encoding ribose-phosphate pyrophosphokinase, whose amino-acid sequence MDGLSVPSHGFKLLCGTGNPGLSKEIASGLGVEPARLTISRFADGEIFVRIDENVRGNDVFILQPTNPPADNLMELLLLIDAARRASAARITCVMPYYGYSRQDRKDQPRVAIGAKLVANMIVTAGADRVLGLDFHQHQLQGFFDVPVDHLYAAPVFVSHYRKKHLHDLVVVAPDVGSAKMARGFAKRLNGSLAIIDKRRPRPNESEIVNVVGEVEGRDCLLTDDMIDTAGTVSEAAHALKSLGAKDVYVCATHALLSGPAVERLSEAPIVEVTVTDTVNIPEAKRFPQLHVLSVGDLLSKAVRYIHSEQSVSSLFEQ is encoded by the coding sequence ATGGACGGACTTTCCGTACCGAGTCACGGCTTCAAACTTCTCTGCGGTACCGGCAACCCCGGGCTGTCAAAGGAAATCGCAAGCGGTCTCGGCGTAGAACCGGCCAGGCTCACCATCAGCAGGTTCGCCGACGGTGAGATTTTTGTCCGCATAGATGAAAACGTCCGCGGCAACGACGTTTTCATTCTGCAGCCGACCAACCCCCCGGCCGACAACCTGATGGAGCTGCTGCTCCTGATAGACGCGGCGAGACGGGCTTCGGCTGCCCGAATCACGTGCGTCATGCCGTACTACGGTTATTCGAGGCAGGACCGGAAGGATCAGCCGCGGGTGGCGATTGGCGCGAAGCTGGTCGCCAACATGATCGTAACAGCTGGTGCCGACCGCGTCTTGGGGCTCGATTTTCACCAGCATCAGCTGCAGGGGTTCTTTGACGTTCCGGTTGACCATCTGTATGCGGCGCCGGTTTTTGTTTCGCATTACCGAAAGAAACATCTGCACGACCTCGTCGTCGTCGCCCCCGATGTGGGGTCGGCGAAGATGGCACGCGGGTTCGCGAAACGTCTCAACGGTTCGCTGGCCATCATCGACAAGCGGCGCCCGCGGCCGAATGAAAGTGAGATAGTGAACGTCGTCGGAGAGGTCGAGGGGCGCGATTGTCTCCTTACCGACGATATGATCGATACAGCCGGTACAGTCTCTGAAGCGGCTCACGCGCTCAAGAGTCTGGGTGCGAAAGATGTTTACGTTTGCGCCACGCACGCATTGCTTTCCGGCCCCGCCGTGGAGCGATTGAGCGAGGCGCCGATAGTAGAAGTGACGGTTACAGACACGGTGAACATTCCGGAGGCCAAGCGGTTTCCGCAGCTCCACGTTTTGTCCGTCGGCGATCTGTTGTCGAAAGCGGTTAGATATATCCACAGCGAGCAATCTGTCAGCTCGCTTTTCGAACAGTAG
- a CDS encoding 50S ribosomal protein L25, whose protein sequence is MAIAQLSGVVRSGRGKGAARSVRRDGQVPAVIYGHKRAPQSLAINTRELEKLLEHISAENTVIELSLDGRNSRTLIREIQRHPFKKQILHVDFQELVAGEKVIVRLPIILMGVPEGVRMDGGVLDQTLRDLEVEVDPANIPNHVEVDVSALIIGSSLHVSDIVLPDGVEVVGEADASVCVVAAPRAAIETVAAAEGETGDEPEVIGKAKDDEDEGAGAKK, encoded by the coding sequence ATGGCAATTGCACAACTTTCAGGCGTGGTTCGCTCCGGCAGGGGCAAAGGCGCTGCACGCTCGGTGCGCCGCGACGGGCAGGTCCCAGCGGTGATCTACGGCCACAAGCGCGCGCCGCAGTCGCTGGCGATAAATACCCGCGAGCTCGAGAAGCTGCTCGAGCACATTTCCGCTGAAAACACTGTCATCGAGTTGTCTCTCGACGGCAGAAATTCGCGGACGCTGATCCGTGAAATACAGCGTCATCCGTTCAAAAAGCAGATTCTGCACGTGGACTTCCAGGAACTGGTGGCGGGCGAGAAAGTCATCGTTCGCCTCCCAATCATCCTCATGGGCGTACCTGAAGGAGTGCGGATGGACGGTGGTGTGCTGGATCAGACGCTTCGCGATCTCGAAGTCGAAGTCGATCCCGCGAACATTCCGAATCACGTCGAAGTCGATGTCAGTGCCCTGATCATCGGCAGCTCGCTCCACGTCAGCGACATCGTGCTTCCCGATGGTGTGGAGGTCGTTGGTGAAGCTGATGCGTCGGTATGCGTCGTCGCTGCCCCGCGCGCGGCGATCGAAACTGTTGCCGCCGCCGAAGGCGAGACTGGCGATGAGCCGGAAGTGATCGGCAAGGCGAAAGACGATGAGGACGAGGGCGCCGGCGCCAAGAAGTAG
- the pth gene encoding aminoacyl-tRNA hydrolase encodes MLKVILGLGNPGRSYEATRHNVGWWVLDYLADVWHFNGWKRDGEAIVSTLVMDGARVRLIKPQTFMNLSGQVLKNYTRRPFWSAANELLVVVDDVALPVGRFRLRSRGSAGGHNGLRSVEAALGSQVYSRLRIGVGPDEERRNVYGNLADFVLAPFARDERDDIIGLMPKVESAVESWRRDGIESAMNAHN; translated from the coding sequence TTGCTGAAGGTCATACTCGGCCTGGGGAATCCCGGGCGCAGTTATGAAGCGACACGTCACAACGTCGGCTGGTGGGTACTCGACTACCTGGCCGACGTTTGGCATTTCAATGGCTGGAAGCGCGATGGCGAGGCCATTGTGTCGACGCTGGTCATGGACGGAGCGCGCGTGCGGCTGATCAAACCGCAGACATTCATGAATCTCAGCGGACAGGTGCTGAAAAATTATACCCGGCGTCCCTTCTGGTCGGCGGCCAATGAGTTGCTCGTTGTCGTTGATGATGTTGCATTGCCGGTCGGTCGGTTCAGACTGCGGTCGCGGGGCAGTGCAGGCGGGCACAACGGGCTGCGCAGTGTCGAAGCCGCGCTCGGGAGCCAGGTGTATTCACGGCTTCGGATCGGTGTCGGTCCCGACGAAGAGCGGCGCAATGTTTATGGCAATCTGGCCGATTTCGTCCTCGCACCATTTGCGCGAGATGAGCGCGATGACATCATCGGGCTGATGCCGAAGGTGGAGTCGGCAGTCGAAAGCTGGCGCCGCGATGGAATCGAGAGCGCGATGAACGCGCACAACTAA
- the ychF gene encoding redox-regulated ATPase YchF — protein MLKLGIVGLPNVGKSTLFNALTSAKAEAANYPFCTVEPNVGMVEVPDVRLDRLREIVQPKRTVPAVVQFVDIAGLVKGAADGEGLGNKFLANIRETDAIVHVVRCFEDEDVTHVMGDVDPVRDREVIEFELALADLAAVEKRLDKTRRAARTNDKESLAELPVLERAHGFLKDGRGLWEANLSIQELGVLAPLTLMTSKPVLYAANVSDAELTGDEGTHLTALRQAVNASGEHAEIVPFSAKIEAELAELPPEDRTEFLESLGLESAGLDRLIHAGYKLLGLETYFTAGEQEVRAWTIHRGDSAPKAAAVIHTDFERGFIRAETVAYDDFIAHSGWKGAREKGAVRSEGKEYVVADGDVLLFRFNV, from the coding sequence ATGCTCAAGCTTGGAATCGTCGGACTGCCGAACGTCGGCAAGTCCACTCTCTTCAACGCCCTCACGTCGGCTAAAGCCGAGGCGGCGAACTACCCCTTCTGCACCGTCGAGCCAAATGTGGGAATGGTCGAGGTGCCGGATGTGCGACTCGACCGGCTGCGGGAGATAGTGCAGCCGAAACGCACGGTGCCGGCAGTGGTGCAGTTCGTCGATATCGCCGGCCTGGTGAAAGGTGCGGCTGATGGCGAAGGCCTCGGCAACAAGTTCCTCGCCAACATCCGCGAGACGGACGCGATCGTCCATGTGGTTCGCTGCTTCGAGGATGAAGACGTCACGCACGTTATGGGCGACGTGGACCCGGTGCGCGACCGGGAGGTGATCGAATTCGAGCTCGCGCTGGCGGATTTAGCCGCAGTCGAGAAACGGCTCGACAAGACGCGGCGGGCAGCCCGGACCAATGACAAGGAATCTCTCGCTGAGCTCCCCGTGCTGGAGCGAGCGCACGGTTTTCTGAAAGATGGCCGCGGATTGTGGGAAGCCAATCTGAGCATCCAGGAACTGGGCGTGCTGGCGCCGCTGACGCTGATGACGAGCAAGCCCGTGCTCTACGCCGCCAACGTGAGCGATGCGGAGTTGACGGGCGATGAGGGTACTCATCTCACCGCACTTCGCCAGGCCGTGAACGCGAGTGGCGAGCACGCGGAGATAGTTCCCTTCTCCGCAAAGATCGAGGCCGAGCTGGCAGAGCTTCCACCGGAGGATCGGACTGAATTTCTCGAATCTCTGGGTCTCGAATCAGCCGGCCTCGACCGCCTCATCCATGCGGGCTACAAACTGCTTGGGCTCGAGACGTACTTCACCGCCGGTGAACAGGAAGTACGGGCGTGGACCATTCACCGCGGGGACAGCGCGCCAAAAGCCGCGGCGGTCATCCACACCGATTTTGAACGCGGCTTCATTCGCGCCGAAACGGTCGCGTACGACGATTTCATTGCACACTCCGGATGGAAGGGCGCACGCGAGAAAGGAGCAGTGAGATCCGAAGGCAAGGAATACGTCGTTGCCGATGGAGACGTACTGCTGTTCAGATTCAACGTGTAA